One Mycobacteriales bacterium genomic window, AGCCAGAGCGGGCTGTTCCCCTCCCCCGTGCGCGCCGCCTGGCTCGACATCCCGTCGCTGGTGAAGGCTGCCGTCGAGACACGGGCCACCGGCGCCACGGAGTTCTGCATCGTCGCCGCGGTCCGCGGCCCGGACGACAAGCTCATGGCCCAGGTCGAGGCCGGGGTCGCCGCGATCCGCGAGGCCGTCGACATCCAGGTCGCCTGCTCGCTCGGGATGCTCACCCAGGAGCAGGTCGACCGGCTCACCGCCATCGGCGTGCACCGCTACAACCACAACCTCGAGACCGCCCGCTCCCACTTCCCGAAGGTCGTGACCACCCACACCTGGGAGGAGCGCTGGGAGACCCTGTCGATGGTCCGCGAGGCGGGCATGGAGGTCTGCTGCGGCGGCATCCTCGGCATGGGCGAGACCCTCGAGCAGCGCGCCGAGTTCGCGACGCAGCTCGCCGCGCTCGAGCCCGACGAGGTGCCGCTCAACTTCCTCAACCCGCGGCCGGGCACGCCCTTCGGCGACCTGCCCGTCCTGCCTGCCTCCGAGGCCCTGCAAGCCATCGCGGTCTTCCGGCTCTGCCTGCCCCGCACCATCCTGCGCTTCGCCGGCGGCCGCGAGATCACCCTCGGCGACCTCGCCAAGGACGGCATGCTCGGGGGTATCAACGCCGTCATCGTCGGCAACTACCTCACCACCCTGGGCCGCCCCGCCACCCAGGACCTCGACATGCTCGCCGACCTCCAGATGCCACTGAAGGGGCTGTCCGCCTCGCTGTGAGCCGCTGCTTCGGAGACGGCGACCCGCTCTACGAGCGCTACCACGACACCGAGTGGGGCCGACCGGTCACGACCGAGCAGGGCCTCTACGAGAAGGTCTGCCTCGAGGGCTTCCAGGCGGGCCTGTCCTGGATCACGGTGCTGCGCAAGCGCGAGGCGCTGCGCGAGGCCTTCGCGGGCTTCGACCCGGACGTCGTCGCGGCGTACGACGACAGCGACCTCGCACCGCTGCTGCTCGACGCGGGCCTGATCCGCTCCGGGGCAAAGCTGCGGGCGTGCGTCACCAACGCGCGGGCCACCGTGGCGCTGCGGGCCTCCGGAGGCCTCGCCCCGCTGCTCTGGTCCTACGCCGAGATCCCCGGCCCCGCCCATGACTCCTGGGCCACCGTGCCCGCGACGACCCCCGCCTCGGTCGCGCTCGCGAAGGCTTTGAAGCAGGCCGGTTTCGCCTTCGTCGGGCCGACCACCGTCTACTCGCTGATGCAGGCCCACGGGCTCGTGGGCGACCACCTGACCTCCTGCCCCGTGCGCGCCGAGGTCGAGGCCCAGCGCGACGCGGTGACCGTCCCGCACTGACTCGTCCTACAGCACCTGGAGCACCAGCAGCAGCAGACCGGTCAGGGCGAGGGACAGCAGGAGCGAGCCGGCGCAGCCGAGGCGGTTGCTGAAGAAGAAGAACATGGGCGCCTCCTACCCCGCGGAGCGGAAAGTTCTCGCGTAGGCGCTGGGTGACGTGCCCCTCCAGCGAGCGAACTGGGTGCGCAGCGTCGCGGCGCTCCCGAAGCCGCAG contains:
- a CDS encoding DNA-3-methyladenine glycosylase I; amino-acid sequence: MSRCFGDGDPLYERYHDTEWGRPVTTEQGLYEKVCLEGFQAGLSWITVLRKREALREAFAGFDPDVVAAYDDSDLAPLLLDAGLIRSGAKLRACVTNARATVALRASGGLAPLLWSYAEIPGPAHDSWATVPATTPASVALAKALKQAGFAFVGPTTVYSLMQAHGLVGDHLTSCPVRAEVEAQRDAVTVPH
- the bioB gene encoding biotin synthase BioB, with the translated sequence MTELLLDVLEVAREQVLERGVGLTEEQALACLRLPEDRLPALLELAHEVRMRHCGPEVEVEGIVSLKTGGCPEDCHFCSQSGLFPSPVRAAWLDIPSLVKAAVETRATGATEFCIVAAVRGPDDKLMAQVEAGVAAIREAVDIQVACSLGMLTQEQVDRLTAIGVHRYNHNLETARSHFPKVVTTHTWEERWETLSMVREAGMEVCCGGILGMGETLEQRAEFATQLAALEPDEVPLNFLNPRPGTPFGDLPVLPASEALQAIAVFRLCLPRTILRFAGGREITLGDLAKDGMLGGINAVIVGNYLTTLGRPATQDLDMLADLQMPLKGLSASL